One genomic window of bacterium includes the following:
- a CDS encoding HDOD domain-containing protein, whose translation MGLLSRILRKPEPESLSRPPRRSQEDMSQPRHPTPTPVKREVRTGIYHPMPPAADEPIAEFATQRLAALREHAVNPTDRRCLDGMGDCIASGHLDIPVLPEVAGMLLSLDGSSELDNDEVADLIQRDQALSAQILRHANAPTLGAGRIQSLDQSVSMLGFEMVRSLAVAAAVGEDVFRVPGYDVETRALQDHSSEVAETAASLARGTGVASPGDAYMAGLFHDVGKVVAYRNLSALRTKTRGGRPSELLARKMIDELHPLLGLCFAEARELPELLRWSVGHHHVPGRVPEHHRMIVGLVGFAELVTEEPERIEAFEDDSDPALADPELWPAGMPDIATLLGALPG comes from the coding sequence GTGGGACTCCTATCACGCATCCTCCGCAAGCCGGAGCCGGAAAGCCTCTCCCGGCCGCCGCGTCGCTCGCAAGAGGACATGAGCCAACCGCGACACCCGACACCGACCCCGGTCAAACGCGAGGTACGGACGGGCATCTACCACCCGATGCCACCGGCGGCGGACGAACCGATCGCCGAATTCGCGACCCAGCGACTGGCGGCATTGCGCGAGCACGCCGTCAACCCGACCGATCGTCGCTGCCTCGATGGAATGGGGGATTGCATCGCCTCCGGCCATCTCGATATCCCGGTCCTGCCCGAGGTAGCCGGCATGCTGCTTTCCCTCGACGGGTCGAGTGAACTCGACAACGACGAGGTTGCCGACTTGATCCAGCGCGATCAGGCACTCTCCGCCCAGATCCTGCGCCATGCCAACGCACCCACCCTCGGTGCAGGTCGTATCCAGAGCCTCGACCAGAGCGTGTCGATGCTCGGTTTCGAGATGGTCCGCTCCCTGGCCGTCGCAGCAGCCGTTGGCGAAGACGTCTTTCGGGTGCCGGGATACGACGTCGAGACGCGAGCCCTACAGGATCATTCTTCCGAGGTCGCGGAAACGGCCGCGTCCCTGGCCCGAGGCACGGGCGTTGCGAGTCCGGGCGATGCCTACATGGCCGGCCTCTTCCACGACGTGGGCAAGGTCGTCGCCTATCGGAACCTGAGCGCTCTGCGAACCAAGACCCGAGGCGGCCGGCCTAGCGAACTGTTGGCCCGGAAGATGATCGATGAACTCCATCCGCTCCTCGGCCTGTGCTTTGCGGAAGCCCGCGAACTGCCGGAGCTGTTGCGCTGGAGCGTCGGACACCATCACGTTCCGGGCCGTGTTCCCGAACACCACCGCATGATCGTCGGGCTCGTCGGCTTTGCGGAACTGGTCACTGAGGAGCCGGAACGCATCGAGGCCTTCGAGGACGACAGCGACCCGGCGCTCGCCGACCCGGAACTCTGGCCGGCCGGCATGCCGGACATCGCAACGCTCCTCGGCGCACTCCCGGGCTAG